Proteins encoded within one genomic window of Argiope bruennichi chromosome 7, qqArgBrue1.1, whole genome shotgun sequence:
- the LOC129975430 gene encoding uncharacterized protein LOC129975430 — MQKRSNLSDFQKGMIIVFRVKSGSISETANFVNCSLAAVVKVYCAGQNDTVQNQRQGKCGAPQAIEGRGERRLRRCVRANRCATIEQLTTQMNQRATNSVTTMTVQKTLLHMGLRICLCSSYVDCCSSTTKDGI, encoded by the coding sequence ATGCAGAAACGGAGCAATTTATCCGACTTCCAAAAGGGCATGATCATTGTCTTTCGGGTCAAGAGTGGAAGCATTTCCGAAACTGCTAATTTTGTAAACTGTTCGTTGGCCGCTGTGGTAAAAGTATACTGTGCAGGGCAAAATGACACTGTCCAAAATCAGCGACAAGGCAAATGTGGTGCACCACAGGCCATAGAGGGTAGAGGTGAACGAAGGTTGCGGAGATGCGTTCGGGCGAATAGATGTGCAACTATTGAGCAACTGACCACCCAGATGAATCAAAGGGCTACCAACAGTGTCACCACAATGACAGTTCAGAAAACGTTGTTGCATATGGGCCTCCGCATATGCCTATGCTCCTCCTATGTTGACTGCTGTTCATCGACGACGAAGGATGGAATTTGA